A DNA window from Calliphora vicina chromosome 1, idCalVici1.1, whole genome shotgun sequence contains the following coding sequences:
- the LOC135948962 gene encoding uncharacterized protein LOC135948962, with protein sequence MLKFLVIIGLLLLANNSADAQSQPALCSDSFNMAFNATQLSGVWWEVARNPALAGLACVKVNFTEIQPENVLEIAITYAVSNTYLWSNRTMYANVSLANSNVYNMNGYNISYNDGTYTTKYAVYKLLNTDYENYALICGYTNVTNTATSFGIYLTRERNPNMTQLIELEDAASTLYSDFSFGNMPLVNQSSSCYTSDAATPYSIKIATLFAFLCISVIFAI encoded by the exons ATGTTAAAGTTTTTGGTAATAATTGGATTGCTGCTCCTCGCAAATAACTCAGCTGATGCTCAAAGTCAACCAGCGCTATGTTCAGATTCGTTCAACATGGCCTTTAATGCTACTCAG TTAAGTGGAGTGTGGTGGGAAGTTGCTAGAAATCCCGCACTAGCTGGTCTTGCCTGCGTAAAGGTCAACTTTACAGAGATACAACCGGAAAATGTATTGGAAATAGCTATTACATACGCAGTTTCAAATACTTATTTATGGTCCAATCGAACCATGTATGCCAATGTATCGTTGGCCAACTCAAACGTTTATAATATGAATGGCTACAATATTTCGTACAATGATGGAACTTACACAACTAAATATGCCGTATATAAACTCTTGAATACCGATTACGAAAACTATGCTTTGATTTGCGGCTATACAAATGTCACCAATACGGCGACATCTTTCGGCATATATCTGACACGTGAACGTAATCCAAACATGACACAGCTCATTGAACTAGAAGACGCAGCCTCTACTCTATATTCTGATTTCTCATTTGGTAACATGCCATTGGTTAATCAATCATCATC ATGTTATACTTCTGATGCTGCAACTCCATACTCAATAAAAATTGCAACACTATTTGCCTTTTTGTGTATCAGTGTGATTTTTGCCATCTAA
- the LOC135948883 gene encoding bilin-binding protein-like: MFKFLVAIGLLILAYNSAEAQNAPALCSDSPSMNFNVTQMSGVWWEVARKPSLPVLACVKVNFTEIQPENVLEIATTNIVSSSYLWVNQTMYANISLANDNGNSNGYNISYIDGISTTKYTVYKLLNTDYKNYALFCGYTNATNNATSFGIILTRERYPNATQLTDIEETASSQYSNFAYGSLPLVTQSPTCYAAGAATQYSMFATIFVFLYAILIYGI, from the exons ATGTTCAAGTTTTTGGTAGCAATTGGATTGCTGATCCTTGCATATAACTCAGCTGAAGCCCAAAATGCACCAGCTCTATGTTCAGATTCGCCCAGTATGAATTTTAATGTTACACAG ATGAGTGGAGTGTGGTGGGAAGTGGCTCGAAAACCATCACTACCTGTTCTTGCTTGCGTAAAAGTAAACTTTACAGAGATACAACCGGAAAATGTCTTGGAAATAGCCACTACAAATATAGTTTCAAGCTCTTATTTGTGGGTTAATCAGACCATGTACGCCAATATATCATTGGCAAATGATAATGGTAATAGTAATGGCtacaatatttcctatattGATGGAATCAGCACCACTAAATATACCGTCTATAAACTCTTGAATACCGATTACAAAAACTATGCTTTGTTTTGTGGCTATACAAACGCCACCAATAATGCAACGTCTTTCGGCATAATACTGACACGTGAACGTTATCCAAATGCGACACAACTCACTGATATAGAAGAGACTGCCTCTTCTCAATATTCGAATTTCGCTTATGGTTCGCTGCCATTGGTTACGCAATCGCCAAC ATGTTATGCCGCTGGTGCTGCAACTCAATACTCAATGTTTGCgacaatatttgtatttttatatgccATTCTGATTTATGGCATCTGA
- the LOC135963366 gene encoding uncharacterized protein LOC135963366, translated as MFQTKMLAVALVAIVSVLGIQAQSNPPTTCQTATGMTNVNATLFAGDWYEEFRAPARNVSCVHIHVDVVNNQTQLKVMSMYSASQSGLLMDKNTQANVNISEINANTGFNVTYNNTNGVNATYKILSTDYNTNVVLCGFTNTNDPSTSFGVILTRKQIANATWLMEVKSNASQILPGFNDSSAANITQSISCYANSATTSVPVLATLFAVFYALLKFAY; from the exons atgtttcaaactaAAATGTTGGCTGTAGCCTTAGTTGCAATTGTGAGTGTTTTAGGTATTCAGGCTCAATCTAATCCACCCACAACATGTCAAACAGCTACTGGCATGACAAATGTCAATGCCACTTTG tttgCTGGAGACTGGTATGAAGAATTCCGTGCTCCTGCCAGAAATGTTTCCTGCGTTCATATTCATGTCGATGTTGTCAATAATCAGACGCAACTCAAAGTAATGTCAATGTATTCTGCCTCACAAAGTGGCTTGTTGATGGATAAAAACACCCAGGCCAATGTAAACATTAGTGAGATCAACGCCAACACTGGATTCAATGTGACCTACAACAATACCAACGGTGTCAACGCAACCTACAAAATTTTGAGCACTGATTATAATACGAATGTCGTTTTATGTGGTTTTACCAACACAAATGATCCCTCAACCTCATTCGGTGTAATTTTAACTCGCAAACAAATTGCCAACGCCACCTGGTTAATGGAGGTTAAAAGCAATGCTTCCCAAATCCTTCCCGGCTTCAATGATAGCTCCGCCGCCAATATAACACAATCTATATC TTGCTATGCTAACTCTGCTACTACTTCAGTTCCCGTTCTTGCAACATTATTTGCAGTCTTCTACGCCCTTCTCAAGTTTGCGTATTAA